One genomic segment of Esox lucius isolate fEsoLuc1 chromosome 15, fEsoLuc1.pri, whole genome shotgun sequence includes these proteins:
- the gdf7 gene encoding growth/differentiation factor 6-A — MDPIRAAAPMLWFSLCFGNILEAAVLGSLQYPSGMDDNGLVSHLDEQARRKPTTVYRKSLPINDTIVPHDYMVSLYRTLSEIESRRLNSSAPQTARHANTVTSFVDRGQDHSSWGSGQRYLFDLSSLSRTDELVEAELRILRKPALENLPVLLGGNLYELLLYTCSSVGNSGRQLLDSITIDILDGEPSKWDVFDVWASMKAQRRSQRTKAGKNRLVACFDLVVISELTKEAANPLTVGLARQFRQPQERALLVAFSRTRRKENLFKEIREQMKAVRRDVGSLDVLDLSDVVAHKPRQRRRRTAITSRSIGGVGGGGGGGDSGGGGGSGKGGGSGRRKTRCSRRPLHINFKELGWDDWIIAPLDYEAHHCEGVCDFPLRSHLEPTNHAIIQTLMNSMDPDSSPPSCCVPSKLSPISILYIDSGNNVVYKQYEDMVVESCGCR; from the exons ATGGATCCTATTagggctgctgctccaatgctaTGGTTTTCCCTTTGCTTTGGGAATATTCTGGAGGCAGCGGTACTTGGATCATTGCAGTACCCCTCTGGCATGGATGATAACGGGCTTGTTTCACATCTGGATGAGCAAGCTCGGAGAAAGCCGACAACGGTGTACAGGAAAAGCCTTCCGATAAATGATACTATCGTTCCCCATGACTATATGGTCTCTTTATACAGGACACTATCTGAGATAGAGAGCAGACGGCTTAACAGCAGTGCTCCTCAGACCGCAAGACACGCCAACACGGTGACCAGTTTCGTGGATCGAGGACAAG ATCACTCCTCCTGGGGAAGTGGCCAGCGCTATCTCTTCGACTTGTCCAGTTTGTCCAGGACAGATGAGCTTGTGGAGGCAGAATTGAGGATCCTGAGAAAGCCAGCGCTGGAAAACCTTCCTGTGCTGTTGGGCGGGAACCTTTATGAACTCCTTCTCTACACATGTTCTTCTGTGGGGAACTCTGGGAGACAGCTGCTAGACTCCATTACAATTGACATTCTGGATGGTGAGCCTTCCAAATGGGATGTCTTTGATGTCTGGGCAAGCATGAAGGCTCAACGAAGGAGCCAAAGGACAAAAGCAGGCAAAAACCGTCTTGTAGCCTGCTTTGACCTAGTGGTCATTTCAGAGTTGACCAAAGAGGCAGCCAACCCTCTTACAGTAGGGCTGGCACGCCAGTTTCGGCAGCCCCAGGAGCGAGCTTTGCTCGTGGCTTTTTCTCGAACCCGCAGGAAAGAGAACCTTTTCAAGGAGATTAGGGAGCAGATGAAAGCAGTGCGAAGAGATGTGGGTTCTTTGGATGTTTTGGATCTTTCTGATGTGGTTGCTCACAAACCCAGGCAACGCCGACGACGGACTGCCATAACCAGCCGATCTATAGGTGGAGttggagggggaggtgggggaggcgacagtggtggaggaggagggagcgGAAAGGGTGGAGGCAGCGGCCGCAGAAAGACTCGCTGCAGTCGCAGGCCTCTCCACATTAATTTCAAAGAGTTGGGCTGGGATGACTGGATCATCGCACCCCTGGATTACGAGGCACACCACTGTGAGGGTGTGTGCGACTTTCCACTACGCTCACACCTGGAGCCTACGAATCACGCCATCATTCAGACACTTATGAACTCCATGGACCCTGACTCCAGCCCACCCAGCTGCTGTGTCCCCTCCAAACTTAGCCCAATTAGCATCCTGTACATCGACTCTGGCAACAATGTGGTCTACAAGCAATATGAGGACATGGTGGTAGAGAGTTGTGGCTGCAGGTAG